Proteins encoded within one genomic window of Chloroflexota bacterium:
- the plsX gene encoding phosphate acyltransferase PlsX, whose amino-acid sequence MDLSAVRTIAPDRVVRVAVDAMGGDHGPTEVVPGTVTYAEGHPADRIILVGDEERVRGLLGPSAPRNVEVVHAATVVDMDEHPAAAVRRKRDASINVCMNLVRSGEADAVVTAGHTGAGVTSAILHLHRLPGVDRPALAVQMVTAKGPFVLLDIGATTDSTGLNLAQYARMGALYAERVLGVARPSVALLSIGEEAGKGEARVQEATERLRGTDLDFIGNIEGRHLVDHVADVVVCDAAVGNVTIKFFEGLSSFILRGLLRDEFERDLRGRLAYLLLRPGIARIRDVFDYERLGGSPLLGVRGTVLITHGRARRRMISYAVAVGAAAARTGIPDAIADAFRAAPSATDAATEDPR is encoded by the coding sequence GTGGATCTGAGCGCCGTCCGGACCATCGCACCGGATCGGGTCGTCCGTGTCGCCGTCGACGCGATGGGCGGCGACCATGGTCCGACCGAAGTGGTACCAGGAACCGTCACCTACGCCGAGGGGCACCCGGCCGACCGGATCATCCTCGTCGGTGACGAAGAGCGCGTCCGCGGTCTTCTCGGTCCGTCAGCGCCGCGGAACGTCGAGGTGGTCCATGCGGCGACCGTCGTCGACATGGACGAACACCCGGCCGCCGCGGTCCGTCGGAAGCGTGACGCCTCGATCAACGTCTGCATGAACCTGGTCCGCTCGGGCGAGGCGGACGCCGTCGTGACGGCCGGCCACACCGGCGCCGGGGTGACATCGGCGATCCTCCACCTGCACCGCCTGCCGGGCGTCGATCGGCCGGCCCTCGCCGTCCAGATGGTCACCGCGAAGGGTCCGTTCGTCCTCCTCGACATCGGCGCGACGACCGACTCGACCGGCCTCAATCTGGCCCAGTACGCGCGGATGGGCGCGCTGTATGCCGAGCGGGTCCTCGGGGTCGCCCGGCCGTCCGTCGCGCTGCTCTCGATCGGGGAGGAGGCCGGCAAGGGCGAGGCACGGGTCCAGGAGGCGACGGAGCGGCTGCGGGGGACCGACCTCGACTTCATCGGCAACATCGAGGGACGCCACCTCGTCGACCACGTGGCCGATGTCGTGGTCTGCGACGCGGCGGTCGGCAACGTGACGATCAAGTTCTTCGAGGGCCTCTCGAGCTTCATCCTCCGCGGCCTCCTCCGCGACGAGTTCGAGCGCGATCTTCGCGGCCGGCTCGCCTACCTCCTCCTCAGACCGGGGATCGCCCGGATCCGCGACGTTTTCGATTACGAACGACTCGGCGGATCGCCGCTCCTCGGGGTTCGCGGCACGGTCCTCATCACCCACGGCCGGGCCCGGCGGCGGATGATCTCGTACGCCGTCGCGGTCGGGGCCGCGGCCGCGCGGACCGGCATCCCGGACGCGATCGCCGATGCATTCAGGGCCGCACCGTCCGCGACGGACGCCGCCACGGAGGACCCCCGGTGA
- the rpmF gene encoding 50S ribosomal protein L32, with translation MGVPKRRVSHARQGERRAHLAISLPQLDACPHCHEPKRPHHACPNCGYYDGRPAIELKRSSDEHASS, from the coding sequence ATGGGTGTCCCGAAGCGACGCGTCTCGCACGCGCGACAGGGGGAGCGGCGAGCGCATCTCGCGATCAGTCTCCCGCAGCTCGATGCGTGCCCGCACTGTCACGAGCCCAAGCGGCCGCACCATGCCTGCCCGAACTGCGGCTACTACGACGGACGCCCGGCGATCGAGCTCAAGCGATCGAGCGACGAGCACGCCTCGTCGTAG
- a CDS encoding DUF177 domain-containing protein encodes MIDTDRRPDPDPAGALTFNVARLMSEPAGSRRTFPVRGVVLTLADGLRQSGPLEGTIEAIRTERGLFATGRLTGRLWAECSRCLRAIDIPVTVDLEEEVRPSVDIATGLVLPIGTDPEIVRLTDHHELALGGPVRDLLSLAEPIAPLCRPDCPGLCPICGVELATGPHEHPDTEIDPRLAALAAFREASPS; translated from the coding sequence GTGATCGACACCGATCGCCGACCGGATCCGGATCCGGCGGGAGCCCTCACGTTCAACGTCGCCAGACTCATGTCCGAGCCGGCCGGATCGCGGCGCACGTTCCCGGTGCGTGGTGTCGTGCTCACTCTTGCTGATGGGCTCCGCCAGTCCGGACCGCTCGAGGGCACGATCGAGGCGATCCGCACCGAGCGCGGGCTTTTCGCGACCGGTCGGCTGACGGGGCGGCTGTGGGCCGAATGCAGCCGCTGCCTCCGGGCGATCGACATCCCGGTCACCGTCGATCTCGAGGAGGAGGTGCGGCCCTCCGTCGACATCGCGACCGGCCTCGTCCTGCCGATCGGCACGGATCCCGAGATCGTCCGCCTCACGGACCACCATGAGCTGGCGCTCGGCGGCCCGGTCCGCGACCTCCTGTCGCTTGCGGAGCCGATCGCTCCGCTGTGCCGGCCGGATTGCCCGGGCCTCTGCCCGATCTGCGGCGTGGAGCTCGCGACCGGTCCCCACGAGCACCCGGACACGGAGATCGACCCACGGCTCGCGGCGCTGGCGGCCTTCCGGGAGGCGTCCCCCTCCTGA
- the coaD gene encoding pantetheine-phosphate adenylyltransferase yields MSAATVAVYPGSFDPVTNGHLDVVRRSAAVFDRLVIGVLANPRKQPLLPAARRIEIIRHALDSGFDASTAGRVSVEAFDGLTVDLCRRHEAGFIVRGLRAISDFESEIQLAHNNRVLAPSIDTVFFMTSLEHGYVSSSLVREIAAFGGDVSGMVPSAALEALASLGGRRTG; encoded by the coding sequence ATGAGCGCCGCCACCGTCGCGGTCTACCCGGGTTCGTTCGATCCGGTGACCAACGGGCATCTCGATGTCGTCCGTCGATCGGCCGCCGTCTTCGACCGCCTCGTCATCGGCGTCCTCGCCAATCCGCGGAAGCAGCCGCTCCTGCCGGCGGCCCGTCGCATCGAGATCATTCGGCACGCACTTGACAGCGGGTTCGACGCGTCGACCGCCGGCCGCGTCTCGGTCGAGGCGTTCGACGGGCTCACGGTGGACCTGTGTCGGAGACACGAGGCGGGGTTCATCGTCCGCGGCCTCCGCGCGATCTCCGACTTCGAATCCGAGATCCAGCTCGCCCACAACAACCGCGTCCTCGCGCCGTCGATCGATACCGTCTTCTTCATGACCTCGCTCGAGCACGGCTACGTGAGCTCGAGCCTCGTCAGGGAGATCGCCGCGTTCGGGGGCGACGTGTCCGGGATGGTTCCGTCGGCGGCGCTCGAGGCGCTCGCATCGCTCGGTGGGCGGAGGACCGGCTGA
- the rsmD gene encoding 16S rRNA (guanine(966)-N(2))-methyltransferase RsmD yields the protein MADAGRVVAGSAAGRRLRAPGPGTRPLADRVKQTLFAILEPDLPGADVLDLFAGSGAAGIEALSRGARRVVFVELDIGASRTIEQNLQTTGLGGSSAVVVRDDVLGWLRRASERGPFDLVIVDPPYADVDVLRAVLDLLGEPDAPLGPGARVVSKHFWRDRPPERIGLLASERERRFGETTLTFHRRIEERE from the coding sequence GTGGCTGACGCCGGGCGGGTGGTTGCCGGATCGGCGGCGGGCCGTCGACTCCGCGCTCCGGGGCCCGGGACCCGTCCGCTCGCCGACCGCGTCAAGCAGACGCTGTTCGCGATCCTCGAGCCCGACCTGCCGGGAGCGGACGTCCTCGACCTGTTCGCCGGGAGCGGGGCGGCCGGCATCGAGGCGCTGTCGCGCGGCGCCCGTCGGGTTGTCTTCGTGGAGCTCGACATCGGCGCGAGCCGGACGATCGAACAGAATTTGCAGACGACCGGTCTCGGCGGATCGTCTGCCGTCGTCGTCCGGGACGATGTCCTCGGGTGGCTGCGGCGCGCCTCGGAGCGGGGACCGTTCGACCTCGTCATCGTCGATCCGCCGTACGCCGACGTTGACGTGCTCCGCGCCGTCCTCGACCTCCTTGGCGAGCCGGACGCACCGCTCGGTCCGGGAGCCCGGGTCGTGAGCAAGCACTTCTGGCGGGATCGGCCCCCGGAGCGGATCGGGCTGCTAGCATCGGAACGCGAGCGGCGCTTCGGTGAGACGACGCTCACGTTCCACCGTCGGATCGAGGAGAGGGAATGA